The genomic stretch CGCTAGATTATTACGAAGACGATATGTCAGAAGTTGAATAGAATCATGGAGGAAAATCATGAAAAAAGAAAGTTCTTATCGATCGAAGGATGAACTAATCGTTCTTCTTTTAGATCGAGGGATATACAAAGTAAAGAGTAAACAGTTATATGAGTGTTCGCAAACGGAATTGTTTTATTATTACCTTTCCATCACAAGGGAATCCTTGCAACAGGTAAAAACGAAGGTTAGTTCTTAACAGCTTCTTACAAGAAGCTGTTATTTTTTTAGGTGAATGGACTTATAATAAGGGAATGTTCGAATACTGTAAAGAACGCTTTAAGAAAGATTAACAATGATTTTGTCTAGTTTTGCCGAAAGCCTTCACAAGCCACAGAATAGTTTGGATAATAGAGCTTGTACTTATATAAGTAGGGGAGGGGTGGCGAGCCTTGTTATATGTAAAACAGGATGCAAAAGAAGAATTGCTCCATTGGATTAAGCGTAAGCAAGAGGAAATGATCGAGATTGGCACTGCAAAAGGCATTTCACATAAAGAAACATTACAGTGTAGTCAAGAGTTAGATGATTTACTAACTTCTTATCAACGTTTGACCTCCGTCAACCAGTTGAGAAGTTAGCGTCTGAATCGAATGGAAAAGGGCTTCCTTGACGACTGGTGGATAATCGTTTTGGAATTCAGAAATACAATCACGGATTTGTTGAATTAGTAGGATCTCCTCATGACTCGCATCGTTCATCTCAACATCCTCCTCAAAATTCGATTTATACACCAATCATGACAAATCATACTCGTTTTCGTCAATGCTTTTCCCTAAAAATCGTTCGAATGATGTTTAAAATTTCTTTATTTTCTGTATAATAAGGACTTATTACCTACTTTGTGTACGTTTTATACATAATGAGCATTAAATTTCTAAAAAAACTTTCATACAATGTTTGAACAAATGGCACAAAAATTATATACTAGAAAGGACGGGTTTTGGTGCCCAAAGATTTGCGGGTCCAAACCTCTGTTTATTTCTATACCATTCATTTAACGTAAATGATGATTTGATTGATAAAGGAGGTCTAGCAATGAAGGAAGGAATCCATCCAAAATACCAGCAAGTTGTATTTTTAGACGTTAGTACTGGTTTTAAGTTTCTAACTGGTTCTACAATGGGATCTAACGAAACAATTGAGTGGGAAGACGGTAGCGAATATCCACTAATCAAAGTTGATATTAGTTCTGAATCTCACCCATTCTACACTGGTCAACAGCGCTTTAACGATGCTGGTGGTCGTGTTGAAAAGTTCAAAAAGAAATACAACCGCTAATAAAAGTAGAAAACACTCTGAGGAGTGTTTTCTTTTTTTAGGTATTAAATTGTTTCCGTAATTTCGTTATAGCACTTTTTCTCCACGATTTAACCGCTTCTACACTGACACCTTCAGCAGTTGCAACACTTTTAAGTGATTTTCCCTCTATGATAACCTGTTCAACCCATTTTCTTTGATTTATTGTAAGGCTACTTAAATCAATGTTAAGCGTTACGCTGTTCTGAGGCGTGAAGAACGTTTCTTCATAGTCATTCCAATCAGCATGCGATGCTTCTTTAGACGCGCGTAATTCTTTTCTTCTTTCATCAAGTAATTTTCCGCGCACTTTTAAATAAGCATATGCGGAGAAGCTTCCTTTTGAATCCTGATAATTCTGAACGCATTCCCATAGCGCAATCATTGCCGCTTGTTCATATATGGGATTGTTCATTGTAAGGTTTAATTTATAGATTTGACTCTTTACTAGTGGTGAGTAATCTTCAACTATTCTTTCGAATGAAATATCTTGCACAAAACGAGTCTCCCAAGAGAGGGTGCACCCTCCTATATTCCGTCGGTAAAGATGACGATACGGGAATCGAAGGAAAGTGTCATATACGTGATTTGCAAGTTTGGAGATATGAGAAGGTAGAATACGTGTTATTCCATTAAAGGAGATTATAAATTTAGTAGAGTTAAATGACGCTTAACTGTTTGTATGGTTCCGATTATTCCGTTCTGAATCAGAACAAAATAAAAAACGATCTAAAGAAAGATCGTTTTTGCGGGAGAAGACTTATGCTTTTCGGTAGCAAAGTTGTGCGTTAATTCCTTTTAATTGAAGTTCGCGTACAATGCGTCTTAACTCTTCTTTTGTCAGGAGCGGCTCTTTCACAATCTTCCACCTCCACTAATTTCTAATTACTGATCAAGGTTCAGTGAGTTAACGAGGGCAGTCTTATATGAGTTAAGTTCTGTGAATCCTTCAAATTGATGTAGCATCCCTTTAAAAATAAACCGCCGAGGATTTGGCTCATTTACTTCTTTCATAAGAAATTGAACCGTTTCAAGTAGCTCTTTCCTTTTGTTTTCTTCTAACCTCATCGTCTTAATAGTCGAAGCCATGTTCGCTAAGATAGAGGATGGCGACAGCTTTTTGCATCCTTCCGTTTGACTGCTTTTTTCAAAAATGACGGAAGCTTGCTTCATGGTTAGAAATGGCTCAGCATGGCTTTCGATCATGCCATATACCATGTCATTCAACCGTTTTAGAATGAACCGAGGAAGCTCTTCTAAGTCGATATCTGCATTCTGCAGGACAATTAACTTGATGTAAGAGGAGAACATACCATCAAGAAGCAAGACGCAATCTGGCAAAATAGGGGTAATACGCTCGCCATATAAGTCCTGGATACTAGTTGCAAGCGTCTGAAGTGACTCCATTCTAATCTTCAAAATCAGTTCATCAATTTCTTTGTTCATCGAAATAGCTTGTTCCCTGAATTGCATAATAATAAACT from Bacillus sp. Cs-700 encodes the following:
- a CDS encoding sigma-70 family RNA polymerase sigma factor is translated as MQDISFERIVEDYSPLVKSQIYKLNLTMNNPIYEQAAMIALWECVQNYQDSKGSFSAYAYLKVRGKLLDERRKELRASKEASHADWNDYEETFFTPQNSVTLNIDLSSLTINQRKWVEQVIIEGKSLKSVATAEGVSVEAVKSWRKSAITKLRKQFNT
- the fbpA gene encoding Fur-regulated basic protein FbpA, which gives rise to MKKESSYRSKDELIVLLLDRGIYKVKSKQLYECSQTELFYYYLSITRESLQQVKTKVSS
- a CDS encoding aspartyl-phosphate phosphatase Spo0E family protein codes for the protein MIEIGTAKGISHKETLQCSQELDDLLTSYQRLTSVNQLRS
- a CDS encoding TetR/AcrR family transcriptional regulator gives rise to the protein MTNWSLKAGQFISDEQRWKMNEKKKHILETAMQLFARKGFHSTSIQEIANESGISKGAVYLHFQSKDDVLYSIFSYYYEILKKKLSDAKLDSFTPEERLEKLLYVQAREIVHHKEFIIMQFREQAISMNKEIDELILKIRMESLQTLATSIQDLYGERITPILPDCVLLLDGMFSSYIKLIVLQNADIDLEELPRFILKRLNDMVYGMIESHAEPFLTMKQASVIFEKSSQTEGCKKLSPSSILANMASTIKTMRLEENKRKELLETVQFLMKEVNEPNPRRFIFKGMLHQFEGFTELNSYKTALVNSLNLDQ
- a CDS encoding type B 50S ribosomal protein L31 — encoded protein: MKEGIHPKYQQVVFLDVSTGFKFLTGSTMGSNETIEWEDGSEYPLIKVDISSESHPFYTGQQRFNDAGGRVEKFKKKYNR